The genome window ACTCCCATTTGTTACTGGTTTCTTGATCTCTGTATTCATTTCTATTTCTGGGTTTTTCAGTCTCCTTCTCTCTAATTGGGACATTCTGGCTCGCTGTCAGAGTCTCTGTTTTGTCTCCGTTTTCGTCTTCTCATTTCTGTCTGCCTCACGCTTTCTCTCCCTAGCCACCATCCTTccagccccacctcccccagccctcttCTTGCTGCGGCCTGCTCACTCACCATGAGCCATCGGGCCTTGCTCTGGGAGCTCGGCCACCGGCTCCCTGGCCGCGTTCAGAGGACTCTGCTGTTGTAGGGTCTCTCCGTCCAAATCTGGGTTTGTTGGAGACCATGGCGAGGCCACGGGCAATTCTCCAGGGATGGGCAGAAGTGGCTTTACCAGGTCCGGAAAATGTGGGCTGATGCTTGGAGGCTGACAGTTTCCATTAGCAGTATTGCATTCCTCTCTctgcaggagagagcagagaacacaCCAATGACGTGGGGCTCTGACCCCATCTTTCTTTACTTCCCACACCCCAGCCCAGCTTAGGCAGCTCGTGCCACCTCTGGTCCTCCCCATGCTCCCTGCCACCGGCCTTTGCACTTGATGTTCTCGCTTCCTGGAGCACTTTCCTCAGATATCCTGATGTTTTCATGTCTTCAGCTCTCTGCTCAAATACTGGCTCATCAGAGAGGCCCGCTCCGCCCACTGTCTGAGACAATGTACCCCTGTCCTCTACCACTGTCACTCACTGCCCCCCATCCTGCTTTATGTACCAGTTATCACCACTTGATGCATACTGCATACTTATTTAACTTTATTCTTGCTCCAGCGGCATTTAACTCCAGGGGGTTAAATGCTACTTTGTTTTACTCACTGTTAAATCTacatgcctagaacagtgcccggCATATGGTATGCTTGAAAATCATtcggtgaatgaatgaatgttgaagGTGGCACATTTTTTTCTGCCTACACCCACATTGTTCACTCCCCCCTTGCCCTCCTTACTGTCTTCTCAGCCTTCCTCATTACCTCTGGATGACTCTTGAGCAGGGAtcctgcaataaaaataaaatggatgtaGGGCCTCTGGCAGACCTCAAACCCCTAGGCTCTCACCTTCCACACCCCACCTCTACACGCTGCTGCTCACCCTGAGGTCCCAGAAGGAATAGGCTATCTCTACCCTGTCTCCAACCTCAGAATGGGGGGCTGAATGAAGATGATTTCTATGTTGGGGGCAGGCACTGGGAGTCTTGAGGGTGTGAAAGGGCAGATAGATTGTGCTGGGGAAGCTGAAGAtaccctccaaccccctcccccatccaggTGGGGACTGACCACTGGCCTGCACCCCTGCTTCATCCAGCCCCTTCCTACCCAGCTTTCTGCAGAGAGAGGGGTGGCTCTTCCAGGTGCAGGCGAGGGTGATGGTGAGGAGCAGTAAAAAGGCCAGCGGCAACAGGACGGCCAGCACCAGCGTAGTTCCTGCCGGGACAGCAGACAGGAGGCGGCACGAGGCaagaaggacagagggaaggaagtTAATGAGTAGCTAGCTTTCCAATTCTCTGGGCATCCCAGaaccaaaaaaaaggggagggggagtgtgCAGCTTTTCCATTTTAGTCCTATTGAAGCTACTAAAAGCAGAATTAGAGACACTTGCCTGGGTTGCAGAGAAAGGGAACTCAGTTGGACTTGGGGGACCTGCTGATAGCCAGGAGGAACTGTAGTGAATGTAGATGTTGGGGCAGTGGTGCAGGTCCAAGCTGCGTGAGAACAAGAGCCTGGGCAGTTGGTTTTCAAGGACTGGAAGTGGGGTGGAGAGGCAGTTCAGGGAGGGTGGGGCTTGGGGCTGTAAGCAGAGACTCAGGCCACAGGGTAGAGCCACATTTCTGTGGACTTGACCATCTTACAGAGAGGCCACTGTAGGAACTGAGAATGCCCCTCGGTACCTGTGTGGTGTCACAGAGAAGAGAGTATGAGGAAGCCTCGCTTCTGAAATCTGCCTGTGGTTGTCTGGGATGCTAGGGGTTGCAAGGTCTTTACCCCCCTGCAGGTTACAGGAGGGAATGGGAACAGGAGGCTGGGAGGTCAGCTCCTCAGGACCTGATGTGGGGCAGGGGATGGTTTGTCTTTCTATGGGCCTCAGGCTGCCATTCCTGGCACAGGGTCTGTGGTGCCCATCAGTCACATCTGAGGAAGGTCAGGAAGACGGGCATTTGCATTCTGGGAGTGGGCCCTCTTCAGTCCCCCTAGGTCTGTGGCTGAGGGGAGTATAGAATAGGAGGAGTGGGATGAAATGGGACCTGGGTCCTGGACACCTGGATTTCTGCTCAACTGTGTGACTTTTTAAGTCATTTCACCCCCTTCGAGCatcaattttttcatatataaaatgaggAATTTAGACTCTTAAAATGCCAATTGTATTGGATGCttagttaaaaattaataaaaagctgaccaggcggtggtgcagtggatagagcattggactgggacgtggagcacccaggtttgaaacacaggttcaaaaccccaaggtcgtcaaatgagtgtaggctcatctggtttgagcaaggctcaccagcttgagcccaaggttgctggcttgagcaaggggtcactctatctgctgtagccccccagtcaaggcacatatgaggaagtaatcactgaacacctaaggtgccgcaacgaagaattgatgcttcttgtctctctcccttcctgtctgtctgtccctctctctatatcacacacagacatacacaaattaataaaaggaaaagggaaaatactTATGATATATTTGAATGAAAAAATCAGGTTACAATATGTTCAAATGACTCcacttttagaaaaaattatatgCAGGGACATACATAGAAAAATGTTTTGGAGGATATATTGAGAATGTTAGGGTAGATATTCTAGGTGATGGTTTTCTGAGTgatgtttaattttatgtatctgaattttctcactttttttaaaaggttttatttcttgattttatggggggggggtggagtgagaagtatcaactgatagttgcttcactttagttgttcactgattgtttgtcatacgtgccttgacctgacaAGCCTAAGgtttcaaatcggcaacctcagaattcccaGTCGCTACtatatccattgcgccaccacaggcctggctgaATTTTGTCATTTTCTATAGTGTGCATACATTAAAAAGTAAGAAGACCTGAGTACAGGTCTTCAAAACATCAGTTACCACATGGgttatcttgggcaagtcacataaCCTCTGAGCCTCATCTTCCTTTTAGAGAGAATGAGGATAGAACTACTTCATAGGATCAATAAGAGGATCAAATGAATCAGTGAATGCCAAGTGTTCGTAGAATGCCTGACACACTTGCTCTGAGTAAATGGAAGGTGAgattataaatatttgctaattttaaaaagttaataaaataaactctCCCCCAGTTAATAATGATTACAATCATTAGAAACATCCTGTAATTGTTTATTAGGCTAGGAAACCAGTAAGCCCACAGGGGGtaaaaaaagtcaaatgtgaAATTATCCCTCTAACAATGAAAGTGTGTaatctaagccctggctgggaagtTTAGTTGGCTGAAGTGttgtcccaatgtgccaaggttgtgggttcgattcctggtcaggacacatgcaggagtccaccaatgaatgcataaataagtggaacaaaaagtcattgctgctttccctttctctttaaaaccaatttttttaaaagtgtgtaatCTAATCAAGAGCTGTTCAGTCTAATAAATGGATTATATGATGGCAGCATGTCTGAAATAATGACAGTGATGTCAGTTATGGGTAGATGTATCTCAGGGTGAGAGTGTTCCTTGGCATAATATTATATGTAGAACATGCAACTTtaaaagtgtgtatgtgtgtgagcatgtgtgtaagTATGCTGGCTTTGGGACACTGCAATTCCTCTTTAAGGAACTTTTCTTCTTGCCCCCATGCTGAGagggaagaatttattttttccctgttttttcaGATGGGAGTAATTCAGCCATTTCCCCAGATACCCACACCCTGTGCCCCTCACTCAGCCTTGGCCCCTACCTGGCACCTCGGGGGTCTCTGATGGATTTCTGCAGCTGGTATCAGACTGGGCAGTGCCTGGTGCTGCCTCTACCAGGCCCTGGTCCTCACacctgtggagaaaagaaaggcctAACTCAAGAGGGCACCTGGCTGGAAGTGGCAAGCAGCAAGCAGCAAGGAGGGCCCTATAGATTTGAGGGTGAGGTTGAGGTTGTCAGCAGCTGGAGCTTCTGAGGGTGGGAGGTACATGGCCATACTCACCTGGTGTGAGGCTGGCAGCGGGCACTGGGGGAAGAGGTGTTCTGGAAGTGTCCTGCCTTACAGGCCACACAGCTGCTGCTATAAGCCTCCCCAACTTCATCTGGTGAGAGAGAGGGGCAAGGCCAGTCTGATGAGTGGGCAAAAAAAGTCTCTTGCCCAGCTGTGAGCTTCCTTTATGCCCACTAGATGGCCCCTCCCTGCCCACTGCACCTTTTGTGATCTCTCCCTTGCTGAGTTTCCCCAGCGCTGAGGGGACACCCCTCTCCCCCTTGTACTGCCCTGCCCCTGTTCCAGCTCTATTTCTCTGCAGATAGATCCCTTCTGTGAGCCTTTCACTAGGTGGGAGAAGAGGCATTTTATGCCAGAGAGAACTACGTGGAGGCTCATCATGCACACAGtaccctgctccctgctccccctcccaacTTCACTGGCACCCAGCCTCCTCCCTATCTTCTGCCCTTAGTGACCTCTGACCTTTGAGCTCAGCTTCCGTGCCTGGTGGGCAGTCAGCAGCGAGTGGCTCGCAGTGCATACACTCAGGGTCCCCGAGGACACAGAACATTCCTGGCTGACAGCGACACTGGGTTTTCTGTTTACTAGTGCAAGGCGCAGTCTCCTCAAAGCCCAAGACTTGTGGGAAGACAAGAGAGCTCAGTGGAGGGGCTGCACTCCAGGGGATCCTAGCCCTCCCCAGACACACCCAACTTACTCTGGTCACAGGGGCGGCACAGCTGGCAGTGAGGGAGATGGTTCCAGTGCTCGTTGTAGGAATTTTCAGGGCACGTGGCGCAAAATGTGTTCTGGCTGTGGTTACATTCAGCTGAGATGTGAGTGCCTAGAGTGTGAGTTGGGCAGTTGGAGTGTCAGGGGACCAGGGTTCCACCCTTACTTCTGCTGCTTGCTATGTGGCCCTAGGCCTGTCACTCTCAGTGCCTGCATATGAGCAATGTCCAGTATCTCCCACTCTGTCTCTGCCGGCTGGTTTTCCTGGAAGATGGTGTTTGTCTTCCTTTCCGAGGCAGCGAGGTGACTGGAGTCCCCTGTAACCCGCCTCCCTGTCCCAGGCTTCCTCTGGCCATTGCCTCTCACCTGGGGGGCAGCGGGAGCAGCAGACCTGATGCTTGGGTTCGTAGTACTCCTTATTCTGGTCCCGGCAGGTTTGGTTCTCCGGGTGGTATGGGGGCACCTTCAAAGGGAAATGAACATAGGGGAAGAATTATTCTGGGCTCAACcggggagggcagagagggcgCTGCCTAGACAGCTCTTCCCTATCCAAGCCCGCCCCCACCCACCTGCAGTGCCCCTCCCTCACCATTTGGGGCTGGGATGCTGCCAGGAGACCACAGAGGCCAAGTATGAGTGGCCCCCAGGCCAGGCCGCAGGGGTAGGCGGCCCACGGCAGACGCATGGCGGCCAGTCGACCAGAGGGGTGGAGGCCTGGGAGGAACGTGGGAGGCCTGGACTTCCTGAGCAGCGGTGGCAGCGGACTCTGGagcccaggggctggggcaggactCAGGCCGATGTGCCCCCCGGGGGGCCGGAGCGGCCGGGCTGGCCTGGCCTCCAGGGCTCTAGCGCCAGGCTCAGGAAGTGGGAGTGGAGCTAGCCGGCCGGGGCGGGGACAGGGAGCGCTGGGAGCTGAGGCTGGCTGTCGCAATCGGGAAGAGGAACAGGCTTGGCTGCCCTGAtgcagggtgggagggggcagcCGGGAAAGCACGTGAGGGCAACAGCCGGAACCGGGCCTCCTCCCTTCTTCAGAAGACTGTCTGGGAGAGAAGGACGCAAAGACAGGCCCAGCTGGTGGGAAAGGGGCAGCAGAGCCAGTGGACAATCCTCAGACGGGTCTCAAGAGGCCAACTGGGGCAGAGCTGACAGAAGAGATGGTGTTTGAGAAAAAGCCAAACACGGAGAGTGCAGAGTCCGAGGGACAGCCAGCCAGATGCAGCATCTGGGAACCAGAAGTTCTGGGTGACAGACTATCAAGATTCCTGGGTTTCTGCCctgttgtgtgatttttttttttctgccctgttgtgtgattttttaaagataaattacaAAGGAATAACAAGCCAGCCAGTCCTTCCCCTCCCCCGATCCAACCAATCCACTCATGGATGGCCACAGGTCACGTACAAGACACACCAGAGGGTGCAGCCCCTACTCCCCTGTCCTTAGGGAAGGGAGGACCAGTGGGCTGAGTTCCCCATGAGTAGGGGCCGCTGCAGCTGTGCTGGAGTCAGGCAGCCACAGCCCCTTGGTCCCAGCTTCCTCACCCAAGAGCCTTTGAAGTCCTTTGAACCGAAGGAGCTGAAGGCACACCCAGCCTGGCCCCCTCACCTAATAGATGAAAAGACTGAGTCTCCAGTAAAAGAGACTAGAATTCCAGGGGGACTTAGTCCAGTGCCTGACCCTTTCCTTTTCCCAACAACCCATTTAACAGGGCCCTTGGCCTGACTTACAGTTGCCTATCCCTTCCCCCCTTATGTCAGGCTCTCTGGTCTCCACGATCCTGTGCTCCTGGTTAAGTCCCACCTGTCCTGGAGGTTCACTGGGGCTCTGGAAAGCATGCCCACCCGGAGCTGCACAACCCCCACATAGACTGCTCTCTGTGACCTGCTGCTAACTCGCTTATGGTCTTACGGTGAGCTCTGCAATGGCCTGGActgaagcttttatttatttttattttttttaaaaagatcttatttattgattttagagtgaggagggaaagagagagagagagagaaggggggatggtgtgaaaagcatcaagtcatagtagttgcttttcctatgtgccttaactgggcaagcccacggtttcaaaccagagacctcagcattccaagtcaaggctttatccattgtgccacctcaGGCTAGACTGAATCTCTAAGTCTGGGTTCCCAATGTTTAGAACAGAGCCTGACATATATCACGTGTCCAGTACATATTTATGGAATAAAAGAATGATGCCTTGTCCATGACATATAGCCAGTTCATGGCAGACCTAGCTTAGAGTCCAGGGCTACTGATTTCTGGGTCCCAGCTCAACCCAGCAAATACattgcctccttttttttttttttttttttcagtgagaggagggaggcagaaacagactaccgatgagccttgactgggatccacctggcaagtccactagggtgctcttcccatctggggcccttgttcctttgcaattggagccattctagcccctgggGTGGAGGTaatgggccatcctcagcacccggggccaatttGTTTTAATAGAGCcatggcaggaagagagagaaagagagagagagaagcaagagggggaggggtggagaaggagatgggcacttctgtatgccctgacaaggaattgaacctgggatttccacacgacGGGGCCaataccacagagccaaccagtcagggccaaacaCATTGCCTCGTGAGATAGGTCACCTGGGCACTGTCCCACTCCCCATGCTGAAGAGCGCAGTTCAGTGCTCACCCTTATCCTTGTTGATCCGATTGGCTGGACAGGTTCCAGGAGATGGATCTGAGAAGTCCTGGTGCAGAAGTGTGCCTGGGGACGATGGTGCATACAGGGTGAAGGGCCCTGCCTGAACTTTAGATATTTCACTCTCCTCTCCTGGTGTTGGCCTAAGACCTGCACTCTGCTGAATTTCTACAATAGTCCAAAGCTTCCTGGAAAGGGAAGAAATATCAGAACAGCATGCACTGCTCAGGGTTGCAGCTCTTTCCAGGTCAAGGGAATTGGGCACCAAGACTGGACTTATCATTAAGCTCTTAAGTGCAAAAAGGTATGTATGTCTGTGTGGTGgccttagatctttttttttctctttttaaaattttactttctattgTGAAAAttcacacaaatatacacacacaaaaggagagaaaatagcATTGTGAACTCCCAGCTTCAACTCAGGGCCAGTCTTGTTTTTCCATACAATCCTCTACCACTCATATAATCTCCCCttaattattttgaagcaaatcacagcctggcctgtggtattgcgatggataaagcattgagctggaatactgaggttgctggtttgaaaccttggctttgcctaatcaaggcacatattggagttgatgcttcctgctcctcccccttctctccctctctcctctcttaaaatgaatttaaaaaaattgaagcaaatcccagacatatgtcatttcatttgaaaatatttcagaactcccaacaaacaaaagtcttggaccagatggcttcacaagcgaattttaccaactattcaaagaagaactaacatctatccttctcaagctgtttcaaaaaattcaagaggaaagacttTCAAACTCTTTTTACAAggcaaacataatcctcattctaaaaccaggtaaagacaatacaaagaaggaaaactgtaagccaatattcctgatgaacctagatgctaaaattttcaacaaaatattagcaaactgaatccagcaatacatgaaaaaaatcatacatcatgatcgagtgggttttattctggggaggcaaggctggtataataatCACAAATccatcaatgtgatttatcacataaacaaaaggaaggagaaaaaccacataacaatatcaacagatgcagaaaaagcatttgataaaatccagcacccgtttatgatcaaaactctcagcaaagtgggaatacagggaatatacctcaacatgataaaggtatGATATGATACcttctatgataaacccacagccaacattatactcaatgggtaaaaattaaaaacaattcccttaagatcagaaacaaggcactcttattcaaaatagttctggaagttctagccacaagaatcagacaagaagaagaaataaaaggcatccaaattggaaaagaagtaaaactatcattatttgctgatgacataatactgtacatagaaaaccctaaagtctcagtcaaaaaactactagacctaataaacgaattcggcaaggtggcaggatataaaattaatattcagatatcagTGGTATTGTTATACACCgacaataaactatctgaaaaagaaattaaggaaacaatcccctttactattgcaacaacaaaaaaataaagtacctaggagttaatttaaccaaggaggtaaaagacttgtactcagagaattataaaacattgataaaagaaatcaaggaagatacaaacaagtggaagcacataccatgttcatggataggaagaataaacatcattaaaatgtctatattacccaaagcaatctataaattcaatgcaattcctattaaaataccaatgacatacttcaaagatatagaacaaatattccaaaaatttatatggaaccaaaaaagaacatgaataacctcagcaattttgaaaaagaaaaataaagtgggaggcatcacactgcctgataccaagttatacacaaagccattgtactcaaaacagcttggtactgacttaagaacaggcacacagatcaatggaacagaacagaacacccagaaataaacccacgcctttttggccaattgatatttgacaaaggaggtaagagtatacaatagagtaaagacagtctctttaacaaatggtgttgggaaaattggacaggtacatgcaaaataatgaaactagaacaccaacttaaccatacacaaaaataaactcaaaatgaataaaagatttaaatgtaaatggtgaaaccataaatatcttggaagaaaacataggaagtaaactTCCTACATCTCTCACAACAATGTCTTTGATTtacctccacaggcaagggaaagaaaaggacaggatgaataaatgagactatatcaaactaaaatgcttttgcacagcaaaagacaatatgaacaaaataaaaagacaaaccagacagtgggagaacatatttgccagtatgtctaataaggggttaataataaaaatttataaagaacttctaaaacttaacaccaggaaggtaaacaatccaattaaaaatgggaaaaagaactgaacagacacttctccaaagaggacatacagatggccaataggcatatgaaaaaatgttcaacatcactaatcattaaagaaatgcaaattaaaaccaagagataccacctcacacctgtcataatggtgctcattaacaaaacaacacacaataagtgctgacgagggtgtggagaaaagggaaccctcctgcactgctggtgggaatgcagacttgtgcagtcactgtggagaaatgtatggggtttcctcaaaaaattaaaaatggaaccatcttttgacctagctataccacttttaggaatatatactgagaacaccaaatcactgattcaaaagaagatatgcatccccatgtttattacagcattgtttacaatagtcaaggtctggaaacagcccaactgtccatcagtggatgagtggattaaaaaatagtggtacatatacacaatcgAATATTACGtggttgtgaaaaagaaggaaatcttaccttttgcaacagcatggatggacctggagactattatgctaagtgaaataagccaggcagagaaagacaaatatcatatgagctcacgtatatgtggaatctaatgaataaagtgaactgaggaatggaatagaggcagaggcaggatcacagggaccagagaaaCAGCGtttagagggaaaggggatgaggagatgagatcagagaaggtaaaggtattcgtgaaattatatatacatgacacagagatatagatagcaggacagcaaatcctagagggaaggggggaggctgttgaggggagggggacaaaggttGTTTAAAGGGGGactcgggtgggggtgggggtgagggagttatattcggtgggacacttgaatgcatgtaaacacaataaattaaaattaataaaaaatttaaaaaatatttcaggattttattctaaaagacagcaagtctttttcttttgaggTATATCATATAATCCATGGAGTGCATAAATTACACTAATCTTGCATATACAGATCAATGATTTCCACTTGTTTACATCCCGAGTGTCTCCCCAGAACATTTCCTGCACCCGCAAATGTTTCTGCTTGTCCTTTCCAGGCAAAGCTGCCTGCTTCACATAAGTACCATCTCAGATCCTTTTCAAGCCCAGCTGGCTGAACTATATATATTGTTCCTCTTGGGGCCAGTCTCATGCTCTCTCTTCAGCCTGCAATGACCCTGTGGGTCCTAAGGAAAGGGCCATAAGAAATGAACTTTAATCCTAGCCctattacttaacctctctggggctCTTTTATTTGTTCCAGTCAATGCCTTGCAGATCTGTTCCCTACCCTTCCCCAGTTCTGAGCTGAATCACTACttggaactacatttcccagactccttttccctctggctgctgggtaggttcagccaataggaagACAGATGGGTGGAGGACTGGTTATAGGAAGAGGCAAGAAGCCAGGCTGTTTCTCCACTACTCTGCACCCCACCTTTGGCTTCAAAACATCGCCTGCAGttggttttcttccttctctcctgccaTAATTCCATATCCTACCAGGCAGCCCCCACTATTTAGTTCCTGGCAACTAGCTCTGGAGGCTTCTGGGTCTATAGTTTGACATTACCCTGCTGTCTTTCCTGCCCTTAAGACTGTAGCTGCTTTCTGCTTTGCTGGTTTCTGGGTTGCCTCACTATCTCTTGTTGGCTCCTCTATCAGCCACACATCGATTCTCTGTGTTAAATTTCTTCTGTTTGAAAGACTTAGAGTGTTGTCTATTTTCCAGCTGGACCATGATTGACAAATCTTACCGATAAATGTTT of Saccopteryx bilineata isolate mSacBil1 chromosome 1, mSacBil1_pri_phased_curated, whole genome shotgun sequence contains these proteins:
- the LTBR gene encoding tumor necrosis factor receptor superfamily member 3 isoform X2, with translation MRLPWAAYPCGLAWGPLILGLCGLLAASQPQMVPPYHPENQTCRDQNKEYYEPKHQVCCSRCPPGTHISAECNHSQNTFCATCPENSYNEHWNHLPHCQLCRPCDQILGFEETAPCTSKQKTQCRCQPGMFCVLGDPECMHCEPLAADCPPGTEAELKDEVGEAYSSSCVACKAGHFQNTSSPSARCQPHTRCEDQGLVEAAPGTAQSDTSCRNPSETPEVPGTTLVLAVLLPLAFLLLLTITLACTWKSHPSLCRKLGSLLKSHPEREECNTANGNCQPPSISPHFPDLVKPLLPIPGELPVASPWSPTNPDLDGETLQQQSPLNAAREPVAELPEQGPMAHGTNGIHVTGGSMTVTGNIYIYNGLVLGGARGPGDPPAAPEPPYPIPEEGAPGPPGFSTPHQEDGKAWHLAETETLGCHAL
- the LTBR gene encoding tumor necrosis factor receptor superfamily member 3 isoform X1, whose translation is MRLPWAAYPCGLAWGPLILGLCGLLAASQPQMVPPYHPENQTCRDQNKEYYEPKHQVCCSRCPPGTHISAECNHSQNTFCATCPENSYNEHWNHLPHCQLCRPCDQILGFEETAPCTSKQKTQCRCQPGMFCVLGDPECMHCEPLAADCPPGTEAELKDEVGEAYSSSCVACKAGHFQNTSSPSARCQPHTRCEDQGLVEAAPGTAQSDTSCRNPSETPEVPGTTLVLAVLLPLAFLLLLTITLACTWKSHPSLCRKLGSLLKSHPEVMRKAEKTREECNTANGNCQPPSISPHFPDLVKPLLPIPGELPVASPWSPTNPDLDGETLQQQSPLNAAREPVAELPEQGPMAHGTNGIHVTGGSMTVTGNIYIYNGLVLGGARGPGDPPAAPEPPYPIPEEGAPGPPGFSTPHQEDGKAWHLAETETLGCHAL